A DNA window from Helianthus annuus cultivar XRQ/B chromosome 15, HanXRQr2.0-SUNRISE, whole genome shotgun sequence contains the following coding sequences:
- the LOC110913968 gene encoding uncharacterized protein LOC110913968 — MKEKSGERKGCSYKEFMACKPPIYNRKVDPIICQRWLSDVEGVFERTNCDVSDFVAYGTGQLRGQAKDWWDNKKKEIGAEAARVMTWDEFKVLFLKHHSPKAVINRIKEEFIQLRQKGETIDKITGTFMDKLRFCDELVTTEEQKIYYYYNMLSAEYREFMTPSKYETLTEIINTAREREIELKKQIERGERRAQDVNPSPTKKDRTVESGKKEDVKGGSPSCKVCGKGHKGECRFKGKPCPICGKTGHTASLCPGKVSICYKCYQPGHKKSECPDLVGRRDVKESLAEAPKAKARSFQLTAAEAKT, encoded by the coding sequence ATGAAAGAGAAATCGGGAGAACGTAAAGGATGTTCGTACAAAGAGttcatggcgtgtaaaccgccaatctaCAACAGGAAGGTCGACCCGATAATATGCCAAAGATGGTTAAGCGATGTtgaaggagtgtttgaaaggACCAATTGTGATGTAAGTGACTTTGTTGCTTACGGAACGGGTCAGTTGAGGGGTCAAGCCAAAGATTGGTGGGACAACAAGAAGAAGGAAATAGGAGCCGAAGCGGCGAGGGTTATGACTTGGGATGAGTTTAAGGTGCTGTtccttaaacaccatagtcccaaagcggttaTTAACAGAATTAAGGAAGAATTCATCCAGCTAAGACAAAAGGGTGAAACAATCGATAAGATCACGGGTACCTTTATGGATAAGCTGAGATTCTGTGACGAGTTGGTCACCACGGAAGAGCAGAAGATATACTACTATTACAACATGCTGAGTGCTGAGTACcgggagttcatgactccctcaaAGTATGAAACCCTCACAGAAATTATCAACACCGCCCGGGAGCGGGAAATTGAATTGAAGAAACAAATTGAGAGGGGCGAGCGAAGGGCACAAGATGTGAAcccaagccctacaaagaaagATCGAACTGTTGAATCGGGAAAGAAGGAGGATGTGAAAGGCGGGTCGCCGAGTTGCAAGGTATGTGGAAAGGGGCACAAGGGTGAGTGCCGCTTCAAAGGCAAGCCGTGTCCTATATGTGGGAAGACGGGACACACCGCATCATTATGTCCGGGAAAGGTTTCCATTTGCTATAAATGTTATCAGCCCGGCCACAAAAAGTCTGAATGCCCAGACTTAGTTGGAAGGAGAGACGTTAAAGAATCTCTAGCAGAAGCTCCAAAAGCGAAGGCTAGGTCCTTCCAACTTACCGCGGCTGAAGCGAAAACATAA